The following are from one region of the Roseobacter fucihabitans genome:
- a CDS encoding helix-turn-helix transcriptional regulator, with the protein MTDFADLKKQWMKDPDFVAEYEALAPEFAVAGALIKARTLAGMTQADVAEKMKVTQSRIAKMEGGINVSVDALKRYAEATGTTLNISLDPMG; encoded by the coding sequence ATGACGGATTTTGCTGATCTAAAAAAACAATGGATGAAAGACCCCGATTTTGTCGCTGAGTATGAGGCTCTTGCACCAGAATTTGCGGTTGCAGGCGCGTTGATCAAGGCACGGACACTGGCGGGCATGACACAGGCAGATGTTGCCGAGAAAATGAAGGTTACACAGTCTCGGATTGCCAAGATGGAAGGCGGTATCAACGTCTCTGTCGACGCACTCAAGCGGTATGCCGAGGCCACAGGCACGACGCTCAATATCTCACTCGATCCAATGGGCTAA
- a CDS encoding type II toxin-antitoxin system RelE/ParE family toxin, whose amino-acid sequence MWKIELLNDEVLEELNALPKDQQAKFTWIADLITEHGLQNVHEPYVKHLEQGLWEIRMKGRDGISRAFYVVAKPKRVVVVRVFKKKTQKTPRREIKLALKRAEDIT is encoded by the coding sequence ATGTGGAAAATTGAACTGCTAAACGACGAGGTTCTTGAAGAACTCAATGCTCTACCAAAAGACCAACAAGCCAAATTTACATGGATTGCTGATCTCATCACAGAACACGGTCTTCAGAACGTCCATGAACCCTATGTGAAGCATCTTGAACAAGGTTTGTGGGAAATCCGCATGAAGGGCAGAGACGGCATCTCACGGGCGTTTTACGTGGTTGCCAAGCCTAAGCGTGTTGTCGTTGTCAGGGTCTTCAAAAAGAAGACACAAAAGACTCCACGCCGAGAAATCAAACTGGCTCTCAAACGAGCGGAGGACATCACATGA
- a CDS encoding phosphatase PAP2 family protein — protein MKLEPHGNLKTAYKNSRVGLFRKMPNFKGDDSQYQALLQGWLDDVSNLIWPRWEGGAWTGGSTASFVGGDTPIFEAVAEADLRICLAAFQQSDILTQQPDVHPDLPATKHRQHGWHYIVEDAGRFDREQDCFEDADTRSFDNFASRSTGSNFAAYFGDIAPKHVMSDGAVVDTLTQFESDFWGNIGRVQPSIWDIKELFMRPRPYTAATVFGMDDFQWTTADSVTHTGVHPSILSGHCIQGILGGCNAFAAWTARGFGNAEAVEALKQYAVDWGDRRVFAGVHYLTDNVGSWVLALRLIPHLYSNPAPILDFAKDAIRDKSAAYSTISENFNDEPLKPILDLLNQDLT, from the coding sequence ATGAAACTTGAACCACATGGAAATTTGAAGACGGCCTACAAGAATTCTAGGGTGGGCCTGTTTCGCAAGATGCCGAATTTCAAGGGAGACGACAGCCAGTATCAAGCGTTGCTTCAGGGATGGCTGGACGATGTTTCAAACCTGATCTGGCCGAGGTGGGAAGGCGGCGCGTGGACTGGTGGGTCGACCGCCAGTTTTGTCGGCGGCGACACACCGATCTTCGAAGCCGTGGCAGAGGCCGACCTGCGCATCTGCCTTGCCGCGTTCCAACAGTCCGACATCCTGACGCAACAGCCGGATGTGCATCCGGACCTGCCGGCTACGAAGCATCGTCAACATGGATGGCATTACATCGTTGAGGATGCCGGACGGTTCGACCGTGAACAGGATTGTTTTGAAGATGCCGACACGAGAAGCTTCGACAATTTCGCGTCCCGGAGCACCGGCTCCAACTTCGCGGCATATTTTGGTGACATTGCTCCCAAACACGTCATGAGCGATGGGGCTGTCGTCGATACCCTGACCCAGTTTGAAAGCGATTTTTGGGGAAATATCGGTCGCGTCCAGCCAAGTATCTGGGACATCAAGGAACTGTTCATGCGCCCGCGCCCCTACACCGCTGCGACGGTTTTCGGGATGGACGATTTTCAATGGACGACCGCCGATAGCGTGACACACACCGGTGTCCATCCCTCCATCCTGAGCGGGCACTGCATTCAGGGCATATTGGGAGGATGCAATGCGTTTGCTGCCTGGACCGCGCGCGGGTTCGGGAATGCCGAGGCAGTCGAAGCATTGAAACAATATGCGGTTGACTGGGGTGACAGACGAGTCTTCGCCGGCGTTCATTACCTGACCGACAATGTCGGCTCCTGGGTGCTTGCGCTGCGTCTGATCCCGCATTTGTATAGCAACCCCGCGCCGATACTTGATTTTGCAAAGGATGCGATCCGAGACAAAAGCGCGGCGTACAGCACCATATCGGAAAACTTCAACGACGAACCTCTGAAGCCAATACTCGATCTGCTGAATCAGGATCTCACTTGA
- a CDS encoding tetratricopeptide repeat protein, with the protein MAEQSILQGDGYDPKSRPYSDVVAKAALGRSVYKKHDVRHIGRIVWRENLFKMAKYTIKVIGPFDLISEAGKCCRPKGRKECALLAILTLTEGHRQSRKWLQTHLWSDRGDQQGAGSLRHALSNLRKVLPDAIGADRSDIWLDPEYFYFDHLSEDTVRPGEELLQGIDIRDDSFEDWLRNTRQWFEASREAVRTSPSSQPEIAARQIIFDVRQVNGGKSGCDEIADRLVDALIERARNLGSSSLCDCRYLGGLGLNPGPRDIKVVVRVGVTGGDGVATATASNGFGKILWQFRRELSAYTRHGFKYLEYDIVQQFQDFLISNEEVLRRSGEVQLLAEANAFTAFRGIVCPGTVDIREMERCARRASEIDPSGLYLALAGMGQVFLIGERIGTIPSLGDVRDKFRQAVFRDPTNALVRSFAGHATAYLFRDFNVGLKLTSEAIRLAPGNAICWGYYGLSCAYSGKFDEALLAISNFRKLGKYSLVQPISESYSCFVHLLAGDLAEAVHFGERALAGVPNFRPAAMDLSVAYAHLGRIEKARGLLDRLVAREPDLTIDMFRSPDYPIVNPDHREIVVGGMEKAGLR; encoded by the coding sequence ATGGCGGAGCAATCAATTTTACAAGGCGACGGCTACGACCCCAAAAGCCGGCCGTATTCAGATGTCGTTGCCAAAGCTGCGCTTGGCCGGTCTGTTTACAAAAAACACGACGTGCGCCATATTGGTCGGATTGTTTGGCGAGAGAATTTGTTCAAGATGGCCAAGTATACGATCAAAGTAATCGGTCCGTTTGACTTGATTTCTGAGGCTGGGAAGTGCTGCCGCCCAAAGGGACGAAAAGAGTGCGCGCTTCTGGCAATTCTGACCCTGACCGAAGGTCACAGGCAATCGCGAAAATGGCTGCAAACGCATCTTTGGTCGGACCGTGGCGATCAGCAGGGTGCCGGCAGTTTGCGCCATGCCCTCTCGAATTTGCGAAAAGTGCTCCCTGACGCTATCGGCGCAGATCGGTCGGACATCTGGCTCGATCCCGAATACTTCTACTTCGATCATCTGTCAGAAGACACGGTCCGGCCAGGTGAAGAACTTCTGCAAGGCATCGACATCCGCGACGACAGCTTCGAAGATTGGCTGCGGAATACGCGCCAATGGTTCGAAGCTTCAAGGGAGGCGGTTCGCACCTCGCCGTCCTCCCAGCCTGAAATCGCGGCGCGTCAGATCATCTTCGACGTTCGGCAGGTTAACGGCGGCAAGTCCGGATGCGACGAGATTGCTGATCGCTTGGTAGATGCCTTGATTGAACGGGCTCGCAACCTCGGGTCTTCGTCCTTGTGTGATTGCAGATACCTTGGCGGCCTGGGCCTGAACCCTGGACCGCGGGATATCAAAGTGGTGGTACGCGTTGGCGTCACCGGCGGCGACGGAGTTGCAACCGCGACAGCATCGAACGGTTTCGGCAAGATCTTGTGGCAGTTTCGCCGCGAGCTGAGTGCCTACACCCGTCACGGTTTCAAGTATCTTGAGTACGATATTGTTCAGCAATTCCAAGATTTCCTGATTTCCAACGAAGAAGTCTTGCGTCGGTCCGGCGAAGTGCAGCTTTTGGCGGAAGCCAACGCATTTACCGCGTTTCGAGGAATTGTCTGTCCCGGGACGGTCGACATTCGGGAAATGGAGCGGTGCGCACGACGTGCCTCGGAAATCGACCCGAGCGGATTATATCTGGCCTTGGCTGGTATGGGACAGGTATTTTTGATTGGAGAAAGAATTGGCACCATTCCAAGCCTTGGCGACGTGCGGGACAAATTTCGTCAAGCCGTTTTCCGAGATCCCACAAACGCATTGGTGCGCAGTTTTGCCGGTCACGCCACCGCCTATCTTTTCCGGGATTTCAATGTCGGGCTGAAGCTTACCTCGGAAGCGATCAGGCTGGCACCCGGGAACGCGATTTGCTGGGGGTATTACGGGCTTTCCTGTGCCTATTCCGGAAAGTTCGACGAAGCCCTGCTGGCCATCTCGAACTTTCGGAAACTGGGAAAATACAGCCTCGTCCAACCGATTTCAGAGAGTTACAGCTGTTTTGTCCATCTCTTGGCAGGGGATTTGGCTGAAGCCGTTCATTTCGGCGAGAGAGCGCTCGCCGGTGTGCCGAATTTCCGGCCGGCGGCTATGGACCTGTCCGTGGCCTACGCCCATCTCGGCCGGATCGAAAAAGCCCGGGGATTGCTCGATCGTCTTGTCGCGCGTGAGCCCGACCTTACGATCGATATGTTTCGATCCCCGGACTACCCGATCGTCAACCCCGATCATCGCGAAATTGTTGTCGGCGGAATGGAAAAAGCCGGTCTTCGTTAA
- a CDS encoding bromoperoxidase, with translation MSFPDPNRRQAAAEARNAATLLSTEIDHPSHTRNQDENHPYIHSFTKGLLHGDNGLLENPGDFKIFAEGTESSDPSVFQAVPLNTSVATFHGATRADFDVLECEGDRRPYREWESPTAGHAFVLEGPDPFALTMPPAPAAGSAEFAAEMAEVYQMALARDWPVAGFMHEDLVAGLRKADGGAVSNAGKKRLKDAQERVSVAADRLTDMRWFKGVPDGRDTAVEEQRRRRRFNIPQTASNLFRGAGEDPWETPFLSQFMIMGDGGCKRDVAARASGKIAFGAQLIDQKVRFATPEKDFMTTWRDWLDVQNALNARPLVGDAQYVTDAGKVQFRTMAALRDMATYVHDDQLYQAYLNAALIMLSERFGFDPDIPYHGQTNNASPRWNREPFALFGGPHLLTLLSEVSSRALKAVRGQKFTVHRRLRPEAAGALFHKIYSGYNPNREHGGSSYATGDGSAEALARASLGQTLATYTFPTGGGTEPPLESILSDIRLHNADQTGEDPNDLDRAKWLLPMAFPEGSPMHPAYGAGHATVAGACVTMLKAFFNMRDANDTTRPAYLVEPGGPALVPDCGSNVGDGSIDMLGVDIDRGLTLEGELNKLMWNISNARNVAGVHYYTDYIESALLGEAITIGILREQMLCYEPDESVSMTVPLLTRRTLPETLLNGSTIGKDDAVDVVKINRHGHLEAASATPRP, from the coding sequence ATGAGTTTTCCAGATCCGAATCGCCGACAGGCTGCTGCTGAAGCGCGTAACGCTGCCACGTTACTCTCGACAGAGATTGATCATCCTTCTCATACGCGCAACCAGGACGAAAACCATCCCTATATTCACAGTTTCACGAAGGGTTTGCTTCACGGCGATAACGGGTTGTTGGAGAACCCCGGGGACTTTAAGATCTTTGCCGAAGGAACCGAATCGTCCGATCCGTCGGTGTTTCAGGCGGTGCCGCTCAACACCAGCGTGGCCACATTTCATGGCGCAACCCGGGCGGATTTCGACGTGCTCGAGTGCGAGGGTGACCGGAGACCATATCGTGAATGGGAGAGCCCGACCGCGGGCCACGCCTTCGTTCTCGAAGGGCCCGATCCGTTCGCATTGACGATGCCGCCGGCGCCCGCCGCCGGGTCAGCCGAGTTCGCGGCCGAGATGGCCGAGGTTTACCAGATGGCCCTGGCGCGGGACTGGCCCGTTGCCGGCTTCATGCACGAGGACCTCGTTGCGGGTCTTCGCAAAGCCGATGGTGGCGCCGTGTCCAACGCCGGCAAGAAACGACTCAAGGACGCTCAGGAACGTGTCAGCGTCGCCGCCGACCGGCTGACCGACATGCGTTGGTTCAAAGGTGTTCCGGATGGGCGCGACACTGCGGTCGAAGAACAGCGCCGCCGGCGCCGGTTCAACATCCCGCAGACGGCCTCCAACCTGTTCCGGGGCGCTGGTGAGGATCCATGGGAAACCCCGTTTCTTTCACAGTTCATGATCATGGGCGACGGGGGATGCAAACGCGACGTGGCTGCGCGCGCGTCCGGAAAGATCGCCTTTGGCGCGCAGCTGATCGACCAGAAGGTCCGGTTTGCAACGCCTGAAAAGGATTTCATGACGACGTGGCGCGACTGGCTGGATGTGCAGAACGCCCTCAACGCGCGCCCCTTGGTTGGCGATGCGCAATATGTCACTGACGCTGGCAAGGTGCAGTTCAGGACAATGGCCGCCCTGCGCGACATGGCGACCTACGTGCACGACGATCAGCTCTATCAGGCGTACCTGAACGCGGCCCTGATCATGCTGAGTGAACGGTTCGGCTTCGATCCGGATATCCCCTATCACGGTCAAACCAACAACGCGTCGCCGCGGTGGAACCGCGAACCGTTTGCGCTCTTCGGCGGCCCACATCTTCTGACGCTGCTTTCAGAGGTATCGAGTCGAGCGCTCAAGGCCGTGCGCGGGCAAAAATTCACGGTTCATCGCAGACTGCGGCCCGAAGCCGCCGGCGCGCTCTTCCACAAGATCTACTCGGGCTACAACCCGAACCGCGAACATGGCGGGTCAAGCTACGCAACCGGAGACGGTTCGGCCGAAGCCCTGGCCCGGGCGTCGCTGGGGCAGACGCTAGCAACCTATACATTCCCGACCGGAGGCGGAACCGAGCCACCGCTCGAAAGCATCCTGTCGGACATTCGCCTCCACAATGCGGATCAAACCGGCGAGGATCCCAACGATCTGGACCGCGCGAAATGGCTCTTGCCCATGGCCTTTCCGGAAGGCTCGCCGATGCATCCGGCCTATGGTGCGGGGCACGCCACCGTCGCCGGGGCCTGCGTTACGATGCTGAAGGCATTCTTCAACATGCGCGACGCCAATGACACCACCCGACCGGCCTATCTGGTCGAACCCGGCGGCCCGGCACTGGTTCCCGATTGCGGCAGCAATGTCGGCGATGGATCGATCGACATGCTGGGCGTGGACATTGACCGCGGCCTGACGCTCGAAGGCGAACTGAACAAGCTGATGTGGAACATCTCGAACGCCCGCAATGTGGCCGGTGTGCATTATTACACCGACTACATTGAGTCTGCGCTGTTGGGAGAGGCGATCACGATCGGCATCCTGCGCGAGCAGATGCTTTGCTACGAGCCTGACGAAAGCGTATCGATGACCGTCCCGCTGTTGACCCGACGAACACTGCCCGAGACGCTGCTGAACGGAAGCACAATTGGCAAGGACGATGCTGTCGATGTCGTGAAAATCAACCGGCACGGCCATCTCGAAGCCGCCAGCGCGACACCCCGGCCCTAA
- a CDS encoding matrixin family metalloprotease yields the protein MAENKRTTGPFTLRDDRDLDKALEDYTHIYHGGARCSTDTIGHATPDDMSLQDLVLHAPQGFIPLWAEGVTLRWRFQERSVQQFVDPDAAKDYVRDLLADAALAWGAAVPVRFAESHQPWDFEIKLSARDDCDPRGCTLASAFFPDAGQHELELFPLMFRNDRDEQIETMAHELGHVFGLRHFFAQTREAIVPSVEFGTQDPNSIMNYGPQSELTDTDISDLIALYSRVWSGDLTHVNGTPIHLVEPYSATNARALPPALVARSQSYAARTKSA from the coding sequence ATGGCCGAGAACAAACGTACAACCGGACCGTTCACACTGCGCGACGACCGAGACCTTGATAAGGCGCTTGAGGACTACACGCACATCTATCATGGCGGTGCGCGCTGCTCGACAGATACGATTGGGCACGCGACGCCTGACGATATGTCGCTGCAAGATCTGGTCCTTCATGCGCCACAGGGGTTCATTCCGCTTTGGGCCGAGGGCGTCACGTTGCGCTGGCGCTTCCAGGAGCGCTCGGTCCAGCAGTTCGTCGATCCCGACGCCGCCAAGGACTACGTCCGCGATCTGTTGGCGGACGCCGCGCTGGCGTGGGGCGCGGCGGTGCCCGTCCGCTTTGCCGAGTCACATCAGCCGTGGGACTTCGAAATCAAGTTGAGCGCGCGCGACGATTGCGATCCGAGGGGCTGCACACTTGCGAGCGCTTTTTTCCCGGACGCCGGGCAGCACGAACTCGAACTTTTCCCACTGATGTTCCGCAACGACAGGGACGAGCAAATTGAAACCATGGCCCATGAGTTGGGGCACGTCTTTGGCCTTCGCCACTTTTTCGCACAAACGCGCGAGGCAATTGTTCCAAGCGTAGAGTTTGGAACACAGGATCCAAATTCGATCATGAATTACGGCCCGCAAAGTGAACTGACGGACACGGACATTTCCGATTTGATCGCGCTCTACTCCCGCGTCTGGTCGGGTGATCTGACCCATGTCAACGGTACGCCCATTCACCTGGTTGAGCCGTACAGCGCCACAAACGCACGCGCGCTGCCGCCGGCTCTGGTCGCGAGGTCTCAATCATACGCCGCACGCACGAAAAGCGCCTGA
- a CDS encoding YCF48-related protein — MPLSWQPTSLPAAGSRTDDVWFNDKNVGWAVNSDGKVYHTTDGAETWVEQRLFADSYLRCLSFSSNQKGWIGTLSGPHSLYRTDDGGASWNPVSDLPDGGPARICGLVAVNDDVIFAAGTNYPDEPAGVICSRDGGTTWDLLDLGLDPALLVDIYFEDENTGWVVGGLDEVRHPARDTVRRDVIPVVLSTIDGGQSWTNAIGLPIALGAFPRGEWGWKIQRLGAQTILVSLENLHDGAILRSDDLGATWERLPINDRQRNANLEGIGFLDKDHGWVGGWGDLFFQGGFTSETSDGGRTWDDANHVGFRLNRFRFIGDPVEVGYASGDTVYKLSDAPAPSVATLRQAVEEPAGDQSISLEIDVPEETQSLVVLVWERFGREVRRLVSEAHPQPGRRQISWDLTDAEGVVVPAGSFIVRVVTDESSTSRVIHRRILPSQIKQESQP, encoded by the coding sequence GTGCCCCTTTCTTGGCAACCAACATCACTCCCCGCCGCAGGATCTCGAACCGACGACGTTTGGTTCAACGACAAGAATGTTGGTTGGGCAGTAAACTCGGACGGCAAGGTCTATCACACGACCGATGGTGCCGAGACATGGGTGGAGCAACGGCTGTTTGCCGATAGTTATCTAAGGTGTCTGTCTTTCTCGTCAAATCAAAAGGGTTGGATCGGTACGCTTTCGGGTCCGCACAGCCTCTACCGAACCGATGATGGGGGCGCCAGCTGGAACCCGGTGTCGGATCTGCCCGACGGCGGCCCGGCCCGGATCTGTGGCCTCGTCGCGGTAAATGACGACGTCATATTCGCGGCTGGCACAAACTATCCCGACGAGCCTGCAGGCGTCATATGCAGCCGGGACGGCGGGACGACATGGGACCTGCTCGATCTCGGTTTGGATCCAGCGCTCTTGGTCGACATCTACTTCGAAGATGAAAACACCGGCTGGGTGGTCGGCGGCCTTGATGAGGTGCGACACCCCGCGCGCGACACGGTGCGGCGCGATGTCATTCCCGTGGTTCTGTCGACGATAGACGGTGGGCAAAGCTGGACCAACGCAATTGGATTGCCAATTGCCCTCGGGGCGTTTCCGCGCGGCGAATGGGGCTGGAAGATCCAAAGGCTCGGCGCACAGACAATACTCGTATCCTTGGAAAACCTGCACGATGGCGCAATCCTGAGGTCGGACGACCTCGGCGCAACCTGGGAGCGCCTGCCGATCAACGACCGCCAGCGCAATGCCAATCTGGAAGGCATTGGTTTCCTCGACAAGGATCATGGCTGGGTTGGGGGCTGGGGGGACCTGTTCTTTCAGGGCGGGTTTACCAGTGAGACCAGCGACGGCGGCCGCACCTGGGACGACGCCAATCACGTAGGTTTCCGGCTCAACCGGTTTCGGTTTATCGGCGATCCTGTCGAAGTAGGATATGCCAGCGGCGACACGGTCTACAAACTCTCCGACGCGCCTGCACCCTCTGTCGCAACTCTTCGGCAAGCCGTCGAAGAACCTGCGGGCGACCAAAGCATCTCTCTCGAAATCGATGTTCCGGAAGAAACGCAAAGCCTCGTCGTCCTCGTCTGGGAGCGCTTCGGACGCGAAGTGCGCCGTCTCGTGTCCGAAGCCCACCCTCAGCCCGGGCGCCGTCAAATCAGTTGGGACCTCACCGATGCCGAGGGTGTCGTCGTTCCTGCGGGAAGCTTCATCGTGCGCGTGGTGACTGACGAAAGTTCAACAAGCCGGGTCATTCACCGGCGCATTCTACCAAGCCAAATCAAACAGGAGAGCCAGCCATGA
- a CDS encoding ferritin-like domain-containing protein, translating into MRIHSYFSTKLFSRPEFGADGANLAAALSQSPPPAVSPRLEPRDETVFWLTAAAEVEHFLMTHYLFAAYTLKLVDGGGTSEDFKALQTALLQIAREEMGHLITVQNLLTLVGAPLHFGREHSPFASEIYPFRFKLERVSLDSLAKYALAESPIDRSALEAGLGPDDLRLYDTEIARRALASNDGHPVRHVGPIFARLRELFADHLTASDLRLDRHDRQARWRDWGYKPNPRDGIDTDLRVLVHSFDQTDPDDAREAAVQAIQDIGDQGEEADLDMGDGESHFERFFQAYKDLAAIEEVHGTAPVWPVSANPNLSLDVQDGADNAGRITLPRTRLWAQLFNLRYRLLLRFLSHALQLDGPVFLTGGATMGDRTAKGLIVYWAFKEMRRLKKIAAKLVQLPATDLPNSHHAGPPFELPFRLDLAPDEGDRWVGHRDVFRAAITLTEKMQAEDPDTNDPFLAYLRSDDEQSASIADAMAATGKLPASLSLDDFQKVAAILDEAVRGFPVAGPHSAFWRNATLSDFLGHAFAPVTPGDPDGSGLIQRIAVAEDGANLMPRYRPRIDQRRVDYIVDWIARGAPDNAPPGQIGIAEEPTPSPEPAPHQMPQKQ; encoded by the coding sequence ATGCGCATACACTCATATTTTTCCACAAAGCTCTTTTCGCGCCCCGAATTCGGGGCAGACGGGGCCAACTTGGCAGCGGCGCTAAGCCAATCGCCTCCTCCTGCGGTCTCGCCCCGACTTGAGCCTCGGGACGAAACTGTCTTCTGGCTGACGGCCGCGGCCGAGGTCGAACATTTTCTCATGACCCACTACCTCTTCGCGGCCTACACCTTGAAACTGGTTGACGGTGGTGGCACCTCGGAAGATTTCAAGGCGCTGCAAACAGCATTGCTGCAGATTGCCCGTGAAGAAATGGGGCATCTGATTACCGTGCAGAACCTGCTGACACTTGTGGGGGCTCCATTGCATTTCGGACGAGAGCACTCGCCGTTCGCAAGCGAGATATATCCGTTCCGTTTCAAACTGGAGCGCGTGTCGCTGGACAGCCTGGCAAAATATGCGCTCGCCGAAAGTCCGATTGACCGGTCAGCTCTTGAGGCGGGTCTCGGTCCCGACGATTTGCGGCTTTACGACACCGAGATTGCCAGACGTGCCTTGGCCAGCAACGACGGCCATCCGGTTCGTCATGTCGGCCCCATCTTTGCCCGGCTCAGAGAATTGTTTGCCGATCATCTTACGGCGTCGGATCTGCGACTGGACCGGCACGATCGGCAGGCACGATGGCGCGATTGGGGATACAAGCCCAATCCACGCGACGGAATTGACACGGACCTTCGGGTATTGGTCCATTCCTTTGATCAGACCGATCCGGACGACGCACGTGAAGCCGCCGTTCAGGCCATTCAGGACATTGGCGATCAAGGCGAAGAAGCTGACCTCGACATGGGCGACGGCGAATCCCACTTCGAGCGGTTTTTTCAAGCCTACAAAGACCTTGCTGCAATCGAAGAGGTGCACGGCACCGCGCCGGTCTGGCCGGTATCGGCCAACCCCAATCTTTCCCTCGACGTTCAAGACGGCGCCGATAATGCCGGTCGGATAACGCTGCCTCGCACCCGCCTCTGGGCCCAGCTTTTCAACCTCAGATACCGACTTTTGCTAAGGTTCTTGTCGCACGCGTTGCAGTTGGACGGCCCGGTTTTTTTGACGGGCGGTGCGACGATGGGCGACCGGACGGCCAAGGGGCTTATCGTCTATTGGGCATTCAAGGAAATGCGGCGCTTGAAAAAGATTGCGGCAAAGCTCGTGCAATTGCCCGCGACCGATCTGCCGAATTCGCACCATGCGGGTCCGCCGTTCGAATTGCCATTCCGGTTGGACCTCGCGCCGGACGAAGGCGACAGGTGGGTCGGTCATCGCGATGTGTTTCGCGCTGCAATCACGCTTACAGAAAAGATGCAGGCCGAAGATCCGGATACCAACGATCCTTTCCTTGCCTATCTTCGTTCCGACGATGAGCAAAGCGCGTCAATTGCCGATGCAATGGCGGCCACGGGCAAGCTTCCGGCCAGTCTGAGTTTGGACGATTTCCAAAAGGTGGCGGCAATTCTTGATGAAGCTGTGCGCGGTTTTCCCGTTGCGGGCCCGCACAGTGCCTTTTGGCGAAACGCCACTCTATCAGATTTTTTGGGGCATGCTTTTGCGCCCGTTACGCCCGGAGATCCGGATGGTTCGGGGCTCATTCAACGCATCGCCGTCGCGGAAGATGGTGCAAATCTGATGCCCCGATATCGTCCGCGGATCGACCAACGACGGGTCGATTACATCGTAGATTGGATTGCACGTGGCGCGCCCGACAATGCGCCGCCGGGGCAGATCGGTATTGCCGAGGAACCGACACCAAGCCCCGAGCCAGCGCCACATCAAATGCCCCAGAAACAATGA